The proteins below are encoded in one region of Paenacidovorax monticola:
- the rocF gene encoding arginase: MQHLSLIGAPTDVGASVLGASMGPDAMRIAGIAQALRQRGLDVEDRGNLVGPANPQQAAQGGFRHLAEVTAWNRLVFGAVSAELSAHRLPLLLGGDHCLAIGSISAVARHCRQAGKRLRVLWFDAHADANTPASSPSGNLHGMPVACLLGDGPADLTSLAGPPALQPGALCLIGVRSVDATEKRYVNDRGIEVYDMRSIDEIGMRTVMTQALQCVDADTHLHVSFDLDCLDPDIAPGVGTPVRGGPTYREMQLCMEMLADCGALGSVDIMELNPALDVRNQSAELAVDLLESLFGKSTLMRA; encoded by the coding sequence ATGCAGCACCTGTCCTTGATCGGCGCCCCCACCGACGTGGGGGCCAGCGTGCTTGGCGCGAGCATGGGGCCCGATGCGATGCGCATCGCGGGCATCGCCCAGGCGCTGCGCCAGCGGGGGCTGGACGTGGAGGACCGGGGCAACCTCGTGGGCCCCGCCAATCCGCAGCAGGCGGCGCAGGGCGGCTTCCGGCACCTGGCCGAGGTCACCGCGTGGAACCGGCTGGTCTTCGGCGCAGTGTCCGCCGAACTCTCGGCCCACCGGCTGCCGCTGCTGCTCGGGGGCGACCACTGCCTGGCGATCGGCTCCATCAGCGCGGTAGCGCGGCATTGCCGCCAGGCGGGCAAGCGGCTGCGGGTGCTGTGGTTCGACGCGCATGCCGATGCGAACACCCCGGCCTCCAGCCCCAGCGGCAATCTGCACGGCATGCCCGTGGCCTGCCTGCTCGGCGATGGGCCCGCAGACCTCACGTCGCTCGCTGGGCCGCCAGCCCTCCAGCCCGGGGCGCTGTGCCTGATCGGCGTGCGCAGCGTGGATGCCACCGAGAAGCGCTACGTGAACGATCGCGGCATCGAGGTCTACGACATGCGCAGCATCGACGAGATCGGCATGCGCACGGTGATGACCCAGGCGCTGCAGTGCGTGGACGCCGACACCCACCTGCACGTGAGCTTCGACCTCGACTGCCTGGACCCCGACATCGCCCCCGGCGTGGGCACGCCCGTGCGCGGCGGCCCCACCTACCGCGAAATGCAGCTGTGCATGGAGATGCTCGCCGACTGCGGCGCCCTGGGCTCGGTGGACATCATGGAGCTGAACCCGGCGCTGGATGTGCGCAACCAGTCCGCGGAACTGGCCGTGGACCTGCTCGAAAGCCTGTTCGGCAAATCGACGCTGATGCGGGCCTAG
- the mrdA gene encoding penicillin-binding protein 2: MTELRNSEADASRFRLRVVAVGLVVLLAFGLIVARLIFLQVVRHEDLAEQAESNRTAVVPIVPNRGLILDRNGVVLATNYSAYTLEITPSKAGVLEDTIEELSKVVDIQPRDKRRFKRLMEESRSFESLPIRTRLTDQEVARFTAQRYRFPGVDIKARLFRNYPLGDVASHAIGYIGRINQREKERIDDSDDAPNYRGTEYIGKLGVEQAYEQQLHGTTGVEQMETSAGGRAVRKLNSRAATPGDSVMLSIDIKLQKLIEELYGDRRGALVAIDPRNGEVLALVSKPTFDPNLFVEGIDVENWQALNESIDKPLLNRALRGTYPPGSTYKPFMALGALQLGKRAPSLVLNDPGFYTFGGHTFRSHEGGLGGVDMHRAIQFSSNTYFYSLAVEMGVDTIHDFMKPLGFGQSTGIDLNGELRGVLPSTEWKRNTYKRPEMKRWFPGETVSLGIGQGYNNFTMLQLALAEATLANGGTRYRPHLAKAVKDSVTGAVTEIVQPPGESLGYLPKNVEIVRNALVAVNKGGTGTRVFAGAAYTSAGKTGTAQAVSLGQNVKYNAKALEEHQRDHSLFAAYAPAEAPRIALALIVENAGFGAAHAAPIARRVFDYWLQGEYPSEEDIAATRKGQSSAPIGKPRQAADVPLMPVAAARP, encoded by the coding sequence ATGACGGAGCTGCGCAACAGCGAGGCCGATGCCTCGCGCTTTCGCCTGCGGGTCGTGGCCGTGGGGCTGGTGGTGCTGCTGGCGTTCGGCCTCATCGTGGCCCGCCTCATCTTTCTGCAGGTGGTGCGCCACGAAGACCTCGCCGAGCAGGCCGAGAGCAACCGCACGGCCGTGGTGCCCATCGTGCCCAACCGGGGGCTGATCCTGGACCGCAACGGCGTGGTCCTGGCCACCAACTACTCGGCCTACACGCTGGAAATCACGCCTTCCAAGGCGGGCGTGCTGGAGGACACCATCGAGGAGCTGTCGAAGGTGGTGGACATCCAGCCGCGCGACAAGCGCCGCTTCAAGCGGCTCATGGAGGAGTCGCGCAGCTTCGAGTCGCTGCCCATCCGCACGCGCCTCACCGACCAGGAGGTGGCGCGCTTCACCGCGCAGCGCTACCGCTTTCCGGGCGTGGACATCAAGGCGCGGCTGTTCCGCAACTACCCGCTGGGCGACGTGGCCAGCCATGCGATCGGCTACATCGGCCGCATCAACCAGCGCGAGAAGGAGCGCATCGACGATTCCGACGACGCGCCGAACTACCGCGGCACCGAGTACATCGGCAAGCTGGGCGTGGAGCAGGCCTACGAGCAGCAGCTGCACGGCACCACGGGCGTGGAGCAAATGGAGACCTCGGCCGGCGGCCGCGCCGTGCGCAAGCTCAACAGCCGCGCGGCCACGCCGGGCGACAGCGTGATGCTGTCGATCGACATCAAGCTGCAGAAACTCATCGAGGAGCTGTATGGCGACCGCCGGGGCGCGCTGGTGGCCATCGACCCGCGCAACGGCGAAGTGCTGGCGCTGGTGAGCAAGCCCACGTTCGACCCCAACCTGTTCGTCGAGGGCATCGACGTGGAGAACTGGCAGGCGCTCAACGAGTCGATCGACAAGCCGCTGCTGAACCGGGCCCTGCGCGGCACCTACCCGCCCGGCTCGACCTACAAGCCCTTCATGGCGCTGGGCGCGCTGCAACTGGGCAAGCGCGCACCCAGCCTGGTGCTCAACGACCCCGGGTTCTACACCTTCGGCGGCCACACCTTCCGCAGCCACGAGGGCGGCCTGGGCGGGGTGGACATGCACCGCGCCATCCAGTTTTCGAGCAACACCTACTTCTATTCGCTGGCCGTGGAGATGGGCGTGGACACCATCCACGACTTCATGAAGCCGCTGGGCTTCGGGCAGTCCACGGGGATCGACCTGAACGGCGAGCTGCGCGGCGTGCTGCCCAGCACCGAATGGAAGCGCAACACCTACAAGCGCCCCGAGATGAAGCGCTGGTTCCCCGGCGAGACCGTGTCGCTGGGCATCGGCCAGGGCTACAACAACTTCACCATGCTGCAACTGGCCCTGGCCGAGGCCACCCTGGCCAATGGCGGCACGCGCTACCGCCCGCACCTGGCCAAGGCCGTGAAGGATTCGGTCACGGGCGCGGTGACCGAAATCGTGCAGCCGCCGGGCGAGAGCCTGGGCTACCTGCCCAAGAACGTGGAGATCGTGCGCAACGCGCTCGTGGCCGTGAACAAGGGCGGCACGGGCACGCGCGTGTTCGCGGGGGCCGCCTACACCTCGGCGGGCAAGACCGGCACGGCGCAGGCCGTGAGCCTGGGTCAGAACGTGAAGTACAACGCCAAGGCGCTGGAAGAGCACCAGCGCGACCATTCCCTGTTCGCAGCCTATGCGCCGGCCGAGGCGCCCAGGATCGCGCTGGCGCTGATCGTGGAGAACGCCGGCTTTGGCGCCGCCCATGCCGCGCCGATCGCGCGCCGCGTGTTCGACTACTGGCTGCAGGGCGAATACCCGAGCGAAGAGGACATTGCCGCCACGCGCAAGGGCCAGTCCAGCGCCCCCATCGGCAAGCCGCGCCAGGCGGCCGACGTGCCGCTCATGCCGGTGGCGGCCGCCAGGCCCTAG
- a CDS encoding rod shape-determining protein has product MFGAFRRYFSTDLAIDLGTANTLIFARDKGIVLDEPSVVAIRHEGGPHGKKVIQAVGHEAKAMLGKVPGNIEAIRPMKDGVIADFVITEQMIKQFIKMVHPRTLLTPSPRIIICVPCGSTQVERRAIKDAAEAAGATAVYLIEEPMAAGIGAGLPVSEASGSMVVDIGGGTTEVGVISLGGMVYKGSVRVGGDKFDESIISYIRRNYGMLIGEPTAEAIKKNIGSAFPGSEVKEMEVKGRNLSEGVPRSFTISSNEVLEALTEPLNQIVSAVKNALEQTPPELGADIAERGMMLTGGGALLRDLDRLLAEETGLPVLVAEEPLTCVVRGCGMALERMDRLGSIFTSE; this is encoded by the coding sequence ATGTTCGGAGCCTTCCGTCGGTACTTCTCCACCGACCTTGCCATTGACCTTGGCACCGCCAACACCCTGATCTTTGCCCGCGACAAGGGCATCGTGCTGGACGAGCCCTCGGTGGTCGCCATCCGCCACGAAGGCGGTCCCCACGGTAAAAAAGTCATCCAGGCCGTGGGCCATGAGGCCAAGGCCATGCTGGGCAAGGTGCCCGGCAACATCGAGGCCATCCGCCCCATGAAGGACGGCGTGATTGCCGACTTCGTGATCACCGAGCAGATGATCAAGCAGTTCATCAAGATGGTGCACCCGCGCACGCTGCTCACGCCCAGCCCGCGCATCATCATCTGCGTGCCCTGCGGCTCCACCCAGGTCGAGCGCCGCGCCATCAAGGACGCGGCCGAGGCCGCCGGCGCCACGGCCGTGTATCTGATCGAGGAACCCATGGCGGCCGGCATCGGCGCCGGGCTGCCCGTGTCCGAGGCCTCGGGCTCCATGGTGGTGGACATCGGCGGCGGCACCACCGAGGTGGGCGTGATCTCGCTCGGCGGCATGGTCTACAAGGGCTCGGTGCGCGTGGGCGGCGACAAGTTCGACGAATCCATCATCAGCTACATCCGCCGCAACTACGGCATGCTGATCGGCGAGCCCACGGCAGAGGCCATCAAGAAGAACATCGGCTCGGCCTTCCCGGGCAGCGAGGTCAAGGAGATGGAGGTCAAGGGCCGCAACCTCTCCGAAGGCGTGCCGCGCAGCTTCACGATCAGCTCCAACGAGGTGCTGGAGGCGCTGACCGAGCCGCTCAACCAGATCGTCTCGGCCGTCAAGAACGCGCTGGAGCAGACGCCGCCCGAGCTGGGTGCCGACATCGCCGAGCGCGGCATGATGCTCACGGGTGGCGGCGCGCTGCTGCGCGACCTGGACCGCCTGCTGGCCGAAGAGACGGGCCTGCCCGTGCTGGTGGCCGAAGAGCCGCTGACCTGCGTGGTGCGCGGCTGCGGCATGGCGCTGGAGCGCATGGACCGCCTGGGCAGCATCTTCACGAGCGAGTGA
- the gatC gene encoding Asp-tRNA(Asn)/Glu-tRNA(Gln) amidotransferase subunit GatC yields MALTSQDIARIANLARLELSPSESERMLTQLNGFFGIVEKMRAVDTSGLAPLAHPVAAIQDVQLRLRDDVASEPSQREANQKSAPAVERGLFLVPKVIE; encoded by the coding sequence ATGGCACTGACCTCCCAGGACATCGCGCGCATCGCCAATCTGGCGCGGCTCGAGCTTTCCCCATCAGAGAGTGAGCGCATGCTCACGCAGCTCAACGGTTTTTTCGGCATCGTGGAGAAGATGCGGGCCGTGGACACCTCGGGCCTGGCGCCCCTGGCCCATCCCGTGGCGGCCATCCAGGACGTGCAACTGCGCCTGCGGGACGACGTGGCGAGCGAGCCCAGCCAGCGCGAAGCCAACCAGAAGAGCGCCCCCGCTGTCGAGCGCGGGCTCTTCCTGGTGCCCAAGGTGATCGAGTGA
- the gatA gene encoding Asp-tRNA(Asn)/Glu-tRNA(Gln) amidotransferase subunit GatA — protein MSNTLSTTALHDLGVAQLAAELRARRVSAVEAAQHFLARAASHQHLGAYVSVNEEATLAQARAQDAALAAGTAGPLAGVPIAHKDIFVTRGFPSTAGSKMLAGYQSPFDATVVTRLAEAGAVTLGKLNCDEFAMGSANENSAVAPVGFDAPAPVRNPWATDRIPGGSSGGSAVAVAARLAPAVTGTDTGGSIRQPASFCGITGIKPTYGRASRYGMIAFASSLDQAGPMARSAEDCALLLSSMCGPDPDRDSTSLDLPAEDFSRSLNGSIDGLRIGIPAEFFGEGLAPDVRAAVDAALKEYEKLGAQLVPISLPRTELSIPVYYIIAPAEASSNLSRFDGVKFGHRAKDYTDLVDMYKKTRAEGFGDEVKRRIMIGTYVLSHGYYDAYYLQAQKIRRMIADDFQNAFKHCDLIAGPVAPTVAWKLGEHGSDPLADYLADIFTLPASLAGLPGMSVPAGFGEGGMPVGLQLIGNYFSEARLLNAAHRLQQATDFHLRQPAGLSTQSGEGI, from the coding sequence ATGAGCAACACCCTCTCCACCACCGCCCTGCACGACCTCGGCGTCGCCCAGCTCGCCGCCGAACTGCGCGCACGCCGCGTGTCGGCCGTCGAGGCCGCCCAGCACTTCCTGGCCCGCGCGGCCAGCCACCAGCACCTCGGCGCCTATGTGTCCGTGAACGAGGAAGCCACCCTGGCCCAGGCCCGCGCGCAGGACGCGGCCCTTGCGGCCGGCACGGCCGGCCCGCTGGCCGGCGTGCCCATCGCGCACAAGGACATCTTCGTCACGCGCGGCTTCCCCAGCACGGCCGGCTCGAAGATGCTCGCGGGCTATCAGTCGCCGTTCGACGCCACCGTGGTCACGCGCCTGGCCGAGGCGGGCGCCGTCACGCTGGGCAAGCTCAACTGCGACGAGTTCGCCATGGGATCGGCCAACGAGAACTCGGCCGTCGCGCCCGTGGGCTTCGATGCGCCCGCGCCCGTGCGCAACCCCTGGGCCACGGACCGCATTCCCGGCGGCTCCTCGGGCGGCAGCGCCGTGGCTGTGGCCGCGCGCCTCGCACCGGCCGTGACCGGCACCGACACGGGCGGCTCGATCCGCCAGCCCGCGTCGTTCTGCGGCATCACGGGCATAAAGCCCACGTACGGCCGCGCGAGCCGCTACGGCATGATCGCCTTCGCCTCCAGCCTCGACCAGGCCGGCCCCATGGCGCGCTCGGCCGAAGATTGCGCGCTGCTGCTGTCAAGCATGTGCGGCCCCGACCCCGATCGCGACTCCACCTCGCTGGACCTGCCCGCCGAGGACTTCAGCCGCTCGCTGAATGGCTCGATCGATGGCCTGCGCATCGGCATTCCGGCCGAGTTCTTCGGCGAAGGCCTCGCGCCCGACGTGCGCGCTGCCGTCGACGCCGCGCTCAAGGAATACGAGAAGCTCGGCGCCCAGCTGGTGCCCATCAGCCTGCCGCGCACGGAGCTGTCCATCCCCGTGTACTACATCATCGCGCCGGCCGAGGCCAGCTCGAACCTGAGCCGCTTCGACGGCGTGAAGTTCGGCCACCGCGCCAAGGACTACACCGACCTGGTGGACATGTACAAGAAGACGCGCGCCGAAGGCTTCGGCGACGAGGTCAAGCGCCGCATCATGATCGGCACCTACGTGCTCTCGCACGGCTACTACGACGCCTACTACCTGCAGGCGCAGAAGATCCGCCGCATGATCGCCGACGACTTCCAGAACGCCTTCAAGCACTGCGACCTGATCGCCGGCCCCGTGGCCCCCACCGTGGCCTGGAAGCTGGGCGAGCACGGCAGCGACCCGCTGGCCGACTATCTGGCCGACATCTTCACGCTGCCCGCGTCGCTGGCTGGCCTGCCCGGCATGAGCGTGCCCGCGGGCTTCGGCGAAGGCGGCATGCCCGTGGGCCTGCAACTGATCGGCAACTACTTCAGCGAAGCACGCTTGCTCAACGCCGCACACCGCTTGCAGCAAGCCACCGACTTCCACCTCCGCCAGCCCGCAGGGCTGTCCACACAGTCCGGGGAGGGCATCTGA
- the gatB gene encoding Asp-tRNA(Asn)/Glu-tRNA(Gln) amidotransferase subunit GatB, with amino-acid sequence MTAKLIQGYEVVIGFETHAQLATQSKIFSRAPTAFGAEPNTQASAVDLALPGTLPVMNREAVACAIKLGLALGSHIAPESIFARKNYFYPDLPKGYQISQFEIPVVQGGEVSFYLGDEKKTVRLVRAHLEEDAGKSLHEDFIGQSGIDLNRAGTPLLEIVTEPDIRSSEEAVAYAKELHKIVTWIGICDGNMQEGSFRCDANVSVRKPGQPLGTRREIKNLNSFKNMQQAIDYEIRWQIEEIEDGRAIQQATVLFDPDTGETRAMRTKEDAADYRYFPDPDLPPLRISPQWIEDQRAQMPELPRSMAARFVADYGLPEYDATTLTQSKAMGAYFEAAAQACGQPKLASNWVMGEISRRLNNEEIGIEQAKVGSAQLAALIQRISDGTISNNAAKQVFDALWNGDASDVDAVIEAKGLKQMNDTGALEKIIDEVIAANPDNVEQYRAGKDKAFNALVGQVMKLSKGKANPQQVNELLKKKMI; translated from the coding sequence ATGACCGCGAAACTCATCCAAGGCTACGAAGTCGTCATCGGCTTCGAGACCCACGCCCAGCTCGCCACGCAATCGAAGATCTTCAGCCGCGCGCCCACGGCCTTCGGCGCCGAGCCCAACACGCAGGCCAGCGCGGTGGACCTGGCCCTGCCCGGCACGCTGCCCGTGATGAACCGCGAGGCCGTGGCCTGCGCTATCAAATTGGGACTGGCCCTCGGCTCCCACATTGCGCCGGAGAGCATTTTTGCGCGCAAGAACTACTTCTACCCCGACCTGCCCAAGGGCTACCAGATCAGCCAGTTCGAGATTCCCGTGGTGCAGGGTGGCGAGGTGTCGTTCTACCTGGGCGACGAGAAGAAAACCGTGCGCCTGGTGCGCGCCCACCTCGAAGAAGACGCGGGCAAATCGCTGCACGAGGATTTCATCGGCCAATCGGGCATCGACCTGAACCGCGCCGGCACGCCGCTCCTGGAAATCGTGACCGAGCCCGACATCCGCAGCAGCGAGGAGGCCGTGGCCTACGCCAAGGAGCTGCACAAGATCGTGACCTGGATCGGCATCTGCGACGGCAACATGCAGGAGGGCTCGTTCCGCTGCGACGCCAACGTGTCGGTGCGCAAGCCGGGCCAGCCGCTGGGCACGCGCCGCGAGATCAAGAACCTCAACAGCTTCAAGAACATGCAGCAGGCGATCGACTACGAGATCCGCTGGCAGATCGAGGAGATCGAGGACGGCCGCGCGATCCAGCAGGCCACCGTGCTGTTCGACCCCGACACGGGCGAGACGCGCGCCATGCGCACCAAGGAAGACGCGGCCGACTACCGCTACTTCCCCGACCCCGACCTGCCGCCGCTGCGGATTTCGCCGCAATGGATCGAGGACCAGCGTGCGCAGATGCCCGAACTGCCCCGCAGCATGGCCGCCCGCTTCGTGGCCGACTATGGCCTGCCCGAGTACGACGCGACCACACTCACGCAGAGCAAGGCCATGGGCGCCTACTTCGAGGCTGCGGCCCAGGCCTGCGGCCAGCCCAAGCTGGCGTCGAACTGGGTGATGGGCGAGATCTCGCGCCGCCTCAACAACGAGGAGATCGGCATCGAACAGGCCAAGGTCGGCAGCGCGCAGCTGGCCGCGCTGATCCAGCGCATCAGCGACGGCACCATCAGCAACAACGCGGCCAAGCAGGTGTTCGACGCCCTCTGGAACGGGGACGCCAGCGACGTGGACGCCGTGATCGAAGCCAAGGGCCTCAAGCAGATGAACGATACGGGCGCGCTGGAAAAGATCATCGACGAAGTGATCGCCGCCAACCCCGACAATGTGGAGCAATACCGCGCAGGCAAGGACAAGGCATTTAATGCCCTGGTGGGGCAGGTAATGAAATTATCCAAGGGCAAGGCCAATCCGCAGCAA